A genomic stretch from Antarcticibacterium flavum includes:
- the qatC gene encoding Qat anti-phage system QueC-like protein QatC produces the protein MSIWHIIIKNNEKDTFDVKVSASEEKYILNTVQLGNDPSALGTNIFKELRLAKIEPKDEVLDLLHLSLGIYTTDQVVSRKAHGFQEWSRHFKIYMPVSSLDKWENAKEDLQKLLSFLSGDKWEIYFRKNIITEGKQIKLIKNHNPNKIEKVALFSGGMDSFIGAIDLLENKKKVTFVSHYKRGADKSAQTMLYENLRKKYGDESFSNYQFYVQPNQQHAKASKEESSRARSFLFLCLGLIVANTLEETIDFIIPENGLISLNVPLTGTRLSSHSTRTTHPYYLSTFKKVISELGIKNKINNPYQWKTKGEMMVECKNQKLLKKLNHETLSCSHSENSRYSGMRPGIQCGYCVPCIIRQSAEKKSGTTGTEYVHNITQNVPSQKLVSGSDIRAFKLSLKRLENRPIRSIMFDILSSGPLPFESKQELDKYIDVYQRGMNEVRDFLE, from the coding sequence ATGAGTATTTGGCACATAATAATAAAAAATAATGAGAAGGATACTTTTGATGTAAAAGTGTCTGCTTCAGAAGAAAAGTATATTTTAAACACCGTTCAATTAGGAAATGACCCATCCGCTTTGGGAACTAATATTTTCAAAGAATTACGTTTGGCAAAAATAGAACCAAAAGATGAAGTTTTAGATTTATTGCATCTTTCCCTCGGAATTTACACTACTGACCAAGTGGTTTCCAGAAAAGCTCATGGCTTTCAAGAATGGAGTCGCCACTTCAAAATATATATGCCTGTTTCCTCTTTGGACAAATGGGAAAATGCAAAAGAAGATTTGCAGAAATTACTATCGTTTTTAAGTGGAGATAAATGGGAAATTTACTTTAGAAAAAACATAATTACAGAAGGAAAACAAATTAAACTCATTAAAAACCACAACCCTAATAAAATAGAAAAGGTCGCTTTATTTTCTGGTGGAATGGACTCATTTATTGGAGCCATTGACCTATTAGAAAACAAAAAGAAGGTAACCTTTGTTAGTCACTATAAAAGAGGAGCTGATAAAAGTGCTCAAACTATGCTGTATGAAAATTTAAGAAAAAAATATGGCGATGAGTCTTTCTCTAATTATCAATTTTATGTGCAGCCAAATCAACAGCATGCCAAAGCTTCAAAAGAAGAAAGTTCTAGAGCTAGGTCTTTTTTGTTTTTGTGCCTTGGTCTAATAGTGGCAAATACATTAGAAGAAACTATTGACTTCATTATTCCCGAAAATGGCTTAATCTCTTTAAATGTTCCTTTGACTGGAACTAGACTTAGTAGTCATAGCACAAGAACTACACATCCATACTACCTATCTACATTTAAAAAAGTGATTTCCGAATTAGGGATAAAGAATAAAATTAACAATCCATATCAATGGAAAACCAAAGGCGAAATGATGGTTGAATGCAAGAATCAAAAATTGCTAAAAAAACTTAATCATGAAACACTTTCTTGCTCTCATTCAGAAAATAGTAGGTATTCAGGCATGAGACCAGGAATTCAATGTGGATATTGTGTACCATGCATTATAAGACAATCAGCAGAAAAGAAAAGTGGTACTACCGGAACTGAATATGTACACAATATAACTCAAAATGTTCCTTCACAAAAACTGGTTTCTGGCAGTGACATAAGGGCATTCAAACTATCTCTAAAGCGTTTAGAAAACCGTCCAATAAGAAGCATAATGTTTGATATTTTGAGTTCTGGCCCTTTACCGTTTGAAAGTAAGCAAGAATTAGATAAATATATAGATGTTTATCAACGTGGAATGAATGAAGTAAGAGATTTTTTAGAATGA
- a CDS encoding TraG family conjugative transposon ATPase gives MKKINLSAYHPILDIQDHIVFANNGNVVLGYQVDNPEIYSLAEKDFEDIHGSWFQAFKSLPIATVIHKQDIYQKAEYLAEELPNKSFLQRATHDYFKGREFIKHSSYLFFILPHNKALNAPKFTNPFRKVEKGIHKQMDHNVQEFIASVNDAVSFVNNSRKVSLIPLGIDKVLSLTNAYFNGFNEGFDTDILLKKANIEIGDHHFDVLAINSELCYGDVVQSSKTNDKFTSDDFVFHQGFIDGLGLNLNENHIVNQIIYLDDKHKWRKLLDKKIEELKKSSNFGTQNKVILKKIEDIVTKINEDDSSRIIRGHLNIIFWDKDEAQLERIASKIKTEFKELDIVPYYPKGEERKQYFLNSYCCFTSNFSNEDLYVTDLKHALCLYINNTNYQSDATGVIFNDRQHNIPVLKDVWDEKKKRIKARNFAIFAPTGEGKSFLANNILRQYFEQNVRLVIIDLGGSYSKFAKLYPDDHIILRYEQGKNLGINPFYISDVNDLTPERLEDLAIFLLELLASGKATTKAEEVAVKKVLRYYYLQNVGGTHSLENLYQFVDTKKDTFLEELHIQEQHFNIYDFLHILSEYVDDGLYSFLFNVSEDQTYKIEDKRLIVFELDEVKDNKEILSVMLKLIKSAIQRTIWRNKAERGIILFDEFAKQLKFGNVLESVEFYYQAIRKQNGAIGIILQSINQLPNNSTSASILENTQVIYSLRNEKGYAELKNRLNLTSHDLNQLKSIRNNLTGTRKYTEMFIKIGKESNIFRLEVPPEVFAAYLTDGKENEDIMKHFEEHQNMEKAIKIFINS, from the coding sequence ATGAAGAAAATTAACCTATCGGCATATCATCCTATTTTGGATATTCAAGACCATATCGTGTTCGCTAATAACGGCAATGTGGTATTGGGCTATCAAGTGGACAATCCTGAAATCTATTCCCTCGCGGAAAAAGATTTTGAGGATATTCACGGTTCGTGGTTTCAAGCGTTTAAATCATTGCCTATTGCCACGGTTATCCACAAACAGGACATCTATCAGAAAGCTGAATATTTGGCGGAAGAACTTCCGAACAAAAGCTTTTTGCAACGTGCCACACACGATTATTTTAAAGGTCGGGAATTCATTAAACATTCTTCTTACCTATTCTTTATACTTCCGCACAACAAAGCTTTGAACGCACCGAAGTTTACCAACCCATTCCGCAAGGTCGAAAAGGGTATTCATAAGCAAATGGACCATAACGTTCAGGAATTTATTGCTTCTGTTAACGATGCCGTTTCCTTTGTAAATAACAGCCGGAAAGTGTCATTGATACCTTTGGGTATCGATAAAGTCTTGTCATTGACCAATGCTTATTTTAATGGATTCAACGAAGGATTTGATACCGACATTCTATTGAAAAAAGCGAATATTGAAATTGGCGACCATCATTTTGATGTGCTGGCCATCAATAGCGAATTGTGTTATGGCGATGTGGTTCAGAGTAGCAAGACCAATGATAAATTTACTTCGGACGACTTTGTATTCCACCAAGGATTTATTGACGGATTAGGGTTGAATCTCAATGAAAATCATATTGTCAACCAAATCATTTATTTGGATGATAAGCACAAATGGCGAAAGCTGTTGGACAAGAAAATTGAAGAACTCAAAAAGAGTTCCAATTTTGGAACACAGAACAAAGTCATCTTAAAGAAGATTGAAGACATTGTTACCAAAATCAATGAGGACGATAGTTCAAGAATTATTAGGGGTCATCTAAATATTATATTCTGGGATAAAGATGAAGCACAATTAGAAAGAATTGCTTCCAAAATAAAAACCGAATTCAAAGAATTGGATATAGTGCCTTATTATCCAAAAGGCGAAGAACGCAAGCAATATTTCTTAAACTCATATTGCTGTTTTACTTCCAATTTTTCTAATGAGGATTTATACGTAACCGATTTAAAACACGCTCTTTGCCTGTACATTAACAATACCAACTATCAGTCAGATGCCACAGGTGTCATCTTTAATGACAGACAACATAACATTCCTGTACTTAAAGATGTCTGGGATGAAAAGAAGAAACGCATCAAGGCAAGGAACTTTGCCATTTTCGCACCTACTGGAGAGGGAAAATCTTTTTTGGCAAACAATATTCTACGCCAATATTTTGAACAAAATGTTCGATTGGTCATTATTGATTTAGGTGGTTCATATTCAAAATTTGCCAAGCTCTATCCAGACGACCATATCATCCTTCGCTATGAACAGGGAAAAAATTTGGGTATCAATCCATTCTATATCTCTGATGTCAATGATTTGACACCAGAGCGATTGGAAGATTTGGCAATCTTCCTTTTAGAGCTCTTGGCTTCGGGCAAAGCAACGACTAAAGCTGAAGAAGTGGCGGTCAAAAAAGTACTTCGGTACTACTATCTACAAAATGTGGGTGGTACACATTCTTTGGAAAATTTATACCAGTTCGTTGATACAAAAAAAGACACCTTTTTAGAAGAACTACATATTCAAGAGCAACATTTCAACATCTACGATTTTCTGCACATTCTCTCTGAATATGTGGATGATGGCTTGTACAGCTTCCTGTTCAATGTAAGTGAAGACCAGACCTATAAAATTGAGGATAAAAGACTGATTGTTTTTGAACTTGATGAAGTAAAGGACAATAAGGAAATCCTTTCCGTAATGTTGAAGCTGATTAAATCTGCCATTCAAAGAACCATTTGGAGAAATAAAGCCGAGAGGGGAATCATCCTATTCGACGAGTTTGCCAAACAGCTCAAATTTGGAAATGTACTCGAAAGTGTAGAATTCTATTATCAAGCCATTAGAAAACAAAATGGAGCGATTGGGATTATACTGCAATCCATTAACCAATTGCCCAACAATTCCACATCGGCGAGTATTCTTGAAAACACCCAAGTAATTTACAGCCTTCGTAATGAAAAAGGCTATGCCGAATTAAAAAACAGGCTCAACCTTACCAGTCACGATTTAAACCAGTTAAAATCCATTCGTAACAACCTTACAGGAACACGAAAATATACCGAAATGTTCATCAAAATCGGAAAGGAAAGCAACATTTTCCGATTGGAAGTACCGCCCGAAGTCTTTGCTGCTTACCTCACGGATGGCAAAGAAAACGAAGACATTATGAAACATTTTGAAGAACACCAAAATATGGAGAAAGCCATTAAAATATTTATTAATTCTTAA
- the qatD gene encoding Qat anti-phage system TatD family nuclease QatD, translating to MKYHDTHFHLDLMSNPIDIVNQIEKSKVYTIAVTNSPKVYFYTENITKNTKYIRPALGLHPELVGERHQEIDKFISLLSKTKYIGEIGLDNYNKSPVDYKRQVQVFEKIISECTNFSDKVLTVHSRKAENDLLDIFGKSFPGKVILHWYSGSIKNLEIAVSRGYYFSINYQMTKSKNGQKIIDSIPINQILLETDGPFTSLGSKKFTPLMVDSILDKICHLKKDYNSDKLKNVILNNFYDLIQN from the coding sequence ATGAAATATCATGACACTCATTTTCATCTGGACTTGATGTCCAATCCGATTGATATTGTAAATCAAATAGAGAAATCTAAAGTTTACACAATCGCAGTAACGAATAGCCCCAAAGTTTATTTTTATACAGAAAATATTACAAAAAACACTAAGTATATAAGACCGGCTCTTGGATTGCATCCTGAATTAGTTGGAGAAAGACATCAGGAAATTGATAAGTTCATTTCACTTTTAAGTAAGACAAAATATATTGGAGAAATAGGACTAGACAATTACAACAAATCGCCTGTAGATTATAAAAGACAGGTTCAAGTTTTTGAGAAAATAATATCAGAATGCACAAATTTTAGCGATAAGGTTTTGACGGTTCATAGTCGAAAAGCCGAAAATGATTTACTGGATATTTTTGGCAAATCGTTCCCTGGGAAAGTTATTCTACATTGGTACTCAGGCTCTATCAAAAACCTTGAAATTGCGGTATCCCGTGGATATTACTTTTCGATAAACTACCAAATGACAAAATCTAAAAACGGACAGAAGATTATTGATAGTATCCCTATTAATCAAATTCTATTAGAAACGGACGGTCCTTTTACATCATTAGGCTCAAAAAAATTCACCCCATTAATGGTTGACAGTATCCTAGATAAAATTTGTCATTTAAAAAAGGATTATAATTCAGATAAACTAAAAAACGTGATTTTAAATAACTTTTACGACCTGATTCAGAATTGA
- a CDS encoding conjugal transfer protein TraK, producing MKTPYKNIYNILKLNRFIVLTVVIGAVLTCVISVLMVIKLHKETVNNAFVVNSDGSVIPLKLVSQQENLKVEVLAQLELFHTYFYNIDASNYEKNLEKALWLGNSSVDALYRQKKADGVYNRLLQYSLVQKVLNIESKVDIQNEPYKFETKTIFEINRGTITDTYELTTIGNLIHVDRNFPNNTHGLLITNFFESTLRKLENYESRKK from the coding sequence ATGAAAACACCATATAAGAATATTTACAACATCTTAAAGCTCAATCGCTTTATAGTATTGACCGTCGTTATTGGAGCTGTGCTCACGTGCGTCATTTCCGTTTTGATGGTCATAAAGCTGCATAAAGAAACAGTTAATAATGCTTTTGTAGTCAATTCGGACGGAAGTGTTATTCCCTTGAAACTGGTATCTCAACAAGAAAATTTAAAAGTAGAAGTCTTGGCACAATTGGAGTTGTTTCACACTTATTTCTATAACATTGATGCCAGCAATTACGAAAAGAACTTGGAGAAAGCCCTTTGGTTGGGTAATAGTTCTGTAGATGCTCTGTACCGACAGAAAAAAGCCGATGGAGTTTATAACCGTTTGTTGCAATACTCGTTGGTTCAAAAAGTATTGAATATCGAATCCAAAGTTGATATTCAAAACGAACCCTACAAGTTTGAAACGAAAACCATTTTTGAAATCAATAGAGGTACTATCACAGATACTTATGAGTTGACCACTATTGGAAATTTGATTCACGTAGATAGAAACTTTCCAAACAATACCCACGGACTGCTAATTACCAACTTTTTTGAAAGCACATTACGAAAATTAGAAAATTATGAAAGTAGAAAAAAATAA
- the traM gene encoding conjugative transposon protein TraM, giving the protein MKVEKNKIVFAIVLVCILLFIGGYAMLILGEDEEPTIENNQIPVPELEDDQKEYDSKLDALNDLKEVRETNAPSIYDERLLDSTGVYDPDLLDKKKMQMVDSIYQQGQIRYSDRTFENINPRYYPPKPPVKKEKDTTDAIEEQETNVEAKERALEHQLFFASHPIENEDLNSKNTDDFIYVRVDGTQTVKTNYRLQMRLIKDATIYGQRYSKNTPIYGFVNFKPNRTIIDIENINHQPVKLKAYDFQDGSEGIYVENSFRAEVTNEIVGDMVDDINITGVPQVSGFKKIFQRNHKNVKVTITDNYKLILRLPKTKYQGKPIMGN; this is encoded by the coding sequence ATGAAAGTAGAAAAAAATAAAATAGTCTTTGCCATCGTGTTGGTATGCATCCTGCTTTTTATAGGTGGCTATGCAATGCTTATATTGGGCGAGGACGAAGAACCGACCATTGAGAACAACCAGATTCCTGTACCGGAACTGGAAGACGACCAAAAGGAATACGATTCCAAATTGGATGCCCTAAACGACTTAAAGGAAGTTAGGGAAACCAACGCACCCAGCATTTATGATGAACGGCTGTTGGATTCCACAGGCGTATATGACCCTGATTTATTGGACAAGAAAAAAATGCAGATGGTAGATAGCATTTACCAACAAGGGCAGATTCGATATTCAGATAGAACGTTTGAAAATATTAATCCAAGATACTATCCACCAAAACCACCTGTTAAGAAGGAAAAAGACACAACGGATGCTATTGAAGAGCAAGAAACGAACGTGGAAGCCAAAGAACGTGCTTTGGAGCATCAACTCTTTTTTGCTTCGCATCCTATTGAAAATGAGGATTTGAATTCAAAAAATACCGATGATTTCATTTATGTACGAGTAGATGGCACACAAACAGTTAAAACCAATTATCGCTTACAAATGCGGTTGATAAAAGATGCTACCATTTATGGACAACGCTATTCCAAGAATACGCCTATTTATGGATTTGTCAATTTTAAACCCAATCGCACCATCATAGACATTGAGAATATCAATCATCAACCAGTAAAATTGAAAGCCTATGATTTTCAGGATGGTAGCGAAGGCATTTATGTTGAAAACAGTTTTAGAGCAGAAGTTACCAATGAAATTGTTGGCGATATGGTGGACGACATTAATATTACTGGTGTTCCGCAAGTAAGCGGTTTCAAGAAAATATTCCAACGTAACCATAAAAACGTAAAGGTTACGATAACCGATAATTACAAACTCATTTTAAGACTTCCTAAAACAAAATATCAAGGAAAGCCCATAATGGGCAATTAA
- a CDS encoding DUF4138 domain-containing protein: MKTYITLLLLICSMSISAQQPLDTIYANDQKNVALFFPNPIRQGITGASNFVFTYNREKEQYFGLLQAKPGTESNLLTVTSDGRVYSYILKYSEKLPELNYFINENESIGSELPEKIKQKPEVKPLNEYANRITHFQKFSEYLLKSNFERIETKRKKGIKVQLQKIAYDASEVYLVIEVKNRSGIDFEIDYIKVYRTNGNKKRKASYQRLQQEVIYKHKMPYSITDGESQCFVYVVSKFVLGDNEKLMLELKELKGSRKMILETKI, from the coding sequence ATGAAAACATATATCACATTACTGTTATTGATTTGTTCAATGTCAATTTCAGCACAGCAACCCCTTGACACTATTTACGCCAACGACCAGAAAAACGTTGCCCTGTTTTTTCCAAACCCTATTCGACAAGGAATTACAGGAGCTTCCAATTTTGTATTCACCTATAATCGTGAGAAAGAGCAGTATTTCGGTTTGTTACAGGCGAAGCCTGGAACAGAAAGCAACCTATTGACCGTTACAAGTGATGGTCGCGTTTATTCTTATATTTTGAAATATTCTGAAAAACTTCCAGAACTGAATTATTTTATCAATGAAAATGAAAGCATTGGCAGTGAACTTCCGGAAAAGATTAAGCAGAAGCCAGAAGTTAAACCGTTGAACGAATATGCAAATAGAATAACACATTTTCAAAAATTCAGCGAGTATTTATTAAAATCCAACTTTGAGCGTATTGAAACCAAACGCAAAAAAGGAATTAAAGTCCAATTACAAAAAATAGCGTATGATGCTTCTGAAGTGTATTTGGTTATAGAGGTCAAGAACAGGTCTGGAATCGATTTTGAAATTGACTACATTAAAGTTTATAGAACCAACGGAAACAAAAAGCGTAAAGCCTCTTACCAAAGATTACAACAAGAAGTTATTTACAAACACAAAATGCCATATTCCATTACTGATGGAGAAAGTCAATGCTTTGTGTATGTAGTTTCAAAGTTTGTTTTAGGCGACAACGAAAAGTTAATGCTGGAGCTGAAGGAGCTAAAAGGGAGCAGAAAAATGATTTTGGAAACCAAAATTTAA
- a CDS encoding N-acetylmuramoyl-L-alanine amidase family protein has translation MLITLKFWKRIKPKNVSFVILMLHFCVIFGQQKVIIIDPGHGGKDTGAIGTNSIQEKDVVLDIANEIIRLNKTLINNKFDIYSTRYKDTLISLSDRSQLAESLKADVFVSLHCNASNTSSKGIDVYVHNTNDIEVLIKKSIEMGLSILKESTQKLGFKKRAVRFSNFQVLRENTTYRPSILVEMGFVTNTDEADYFLKPKNIRAMALAILMGLCNYFNTGL, from the coding sequence ATGTTAATAACTCTAAAATTTTGGAAGAGGATAAAGCCTAAAAACGTCAGTTTTGTGATTTTGATGCTACATTTCTGTGTGATTTTCGGTCAACAAAAAGTGATTATCATCGATCCTGGGCATGGTGGAAAAGATACTGGTGCAATTGGCACAAATAGTATTCAAGAAAAGGATGTTGTGCTTGATATTGCAAATGAGATTATAAGGCTAAATAAAACCCTTATAAATAACAAGTTTGACATTTACTCAACTAGATATAAGGACACTTTAATTTCCTTATCGGACAGAAGCCAATTAGCTGAAAGCTTAAAGGCTGATGTGTTTGTATCATTACATTGCAATGCTTCTAATACTTCTTCAAAAGGGATAGATGTTTATGTACATAATACCAATGACATAGAAGTGCTGATAAAAAAATCTATCGAAATGGGATTGTCCATTTTGAAAGAAAGCACCCAAAAATTAGGTTTTAAAAAACGAGCTGTCCGATTTTCAAATTTTCAAGTGCTACGAGAGAATACTACATATCGCCCTTCGATACTCGTTGAAATGGGCTTTGTTACGAATACTGATGAAGCGGATTATTTTTTAAAACCCAAAAATATAAGAGCTATGGCATTGGCCATTTTAATGGGATTGTGTAACTATTTTAATACTGGATTATGA
- a CDS encoding conjugal transfer protein, with translation MLSALFVVLIGSKASAQGMPVYDNTNFISFVKSLLESGKQTANLMKTLKFLKTQKENIDKVNNVIKQLQAVRELARNNQRLFDVVQDDLREILNSPFIKPNEVTRISDSFDAILQNSMAGMEYIDQILSSDNLKMTDAERAEVLKEKELESKEMVAEIEAKTRRYREIIQFREMQYKINNRETDY, from the coding sequence ATGTTATCCGCACTATTTGTAGTGCTAATTGGAAGTAAGGCTTCGGCCCAGGGGATGCCTGTGTATGACAACACAAACTTTATCTCTTTTGTAAAATCATTATTGGAATCAGGTAAACAAACCGCCAATTTAATGAAGACGCTAAAATTCCTTAAAACCCAAAAAGAGAATATCGATAAGGTAAACAATGTCATCAAACAACTTCAAGCAGTCAGGGAACTGGCAAGAAACAACCAACGATTGTTTGATGTTGTACAGGATGATTTGAGGGAAATCCTCAATTCCCCTTTTATTAAACCAAATGAAGTTACACGCATTTCAGATTCCTTTGATGCCATCCTTCAGAACTCTATGGCTGGTATGGAATATATCGACCAAATATTGTCCAGCGACAATCTGAAAATGACCGATGCCGAACGTGCCGAAGTCCTTAAAGAAAAAGAGCTGGAATCCAAGGAAATGGTAGCGGAAATTGAGGCAAAAACCAGACGCTATCGAGAGATTATTCAATTTCGAGAAATGCAGTACAAAATCAATAACCGAGAAACCGATTACTAA